The Spiroplasma litorale nucleotide sequence CAAAAAAATTGATAGCTTGCTTCATTATATTAAAAACATAATTTAATTTATAATAACTAATTTTTAATTGTGTGCAACATATTTAAAAACCTATTATTTTATAGTAGGTTTTTTTATGCTCTGCAATCATATTTGTATAATAAATAATTAAATTATTACTTATATTTCCGAAATTAAAATAATTTCCATTTTATATACCAATTTTGGAAAATATGATATATAATTTTTTTAAGGAGGTTATATGAAAAAAATATTATTAGTTTGCTCTGCAGGTATGTCTACAAGTATGCTTGTTAAAAAAATGCAAATGTATGCAACAATTAAAAAACTTGAATTTGAAATTGTTGCCAAAGGTATTGCAGAAGCAAAACCAGAACTTTCATCATATGATGCAATTATGATTGGCCCACAAATCAGTTATGCACTTGATGAAATTAAGAAAATGGCAGTTGGTAAACCAGTTGAATTGATACCAACGCAAATTTATGCATTAGCTAAAGGAGAAGATGCCATAAAACAAGCTCTAAAAATGCTAGGGCTGTAATATTTAAGAAAGGAGAAAATTATGGACGATAAAAAATTTACGCCAAACGAAAAGTCTAGAGTAAAAGAAAAACTAGGCTTTAAACAATGGTTTAAAATTAAATTTATCCCAGCAATGGCAAGAGTCGGAAATCAAAGACACCTTGCTGCAATTCGTGATTCATTTGGTACGATGATACCATTGATTATTGCTGGGTCAATAGGTGTTTTGATTAATGCCATAATATTCGGTGGTGCTGGATCAGGTTATGTTTCGTTACTTGGTTTATTTGCAAAAGCTGCTCACTCAGATTACACTTGAGAAGAAATAGGTAATTTAATTAACTCTGGTGTAGCTAAAGATGGTAGCGAATTACTTGGGTGATATCAAACATCTAAAATTTGTGGTTTAGCATTCGGTCATATGAACACTGTTACAGTAGGAATGATGTCAATATACTTTTCATTCTTATTTGGTTACTATATCTCACTTGGAAAAGGATTTAAATCACCAATTATAGCAGGTATGGTTTCAACTGCTGCATTTATGTTAGGGAGTTTAGGAGAAGTTGCTTTCTTCATGGATGCAAAAGGACTTATAGGAGCAATTGTATTTGGTATTGCAGCAACAGAGTTATTTATGTGACTTTCTTCACTAAGGATGCTTAATATTAAGCTTCCAGATAGTGTACCTCCAGCTGTTGGAAAATCATTTGCGGTTTTCCTACCAGTTACTTTTACTTTATTTGCTGTAGGGGGTGTCAATCTAATTGTATTGGCAGTTGCTATAGTTAAAGGAAACGTTTATGTTACAGGTAATAATCAAGTACCAGGTCTTTCTAATGTAAACGAAATTGATAGTTTATTAGCATCAATTAAAGGAATGGGTGCTGAAAACATTGCAAAAAATTTAGGTGGACTTAAACTTGAAGATAATCAATGAATAAATGATTTGTTAAATAATTTAGACAGAAATACATTTGCTCAATGATATAACAACCAATCATCAGAAGTTCAATCATATGTAGCTGTATTGGTAATGACTACTGGTTATAATAGTAGCGGTGCATCAATGGTATCGGGTATCAGTGCATTCAATAATTTAGCAAGCGGAAACATTTTAAACTTTGGTATGGATGGAGATTCAATAAGAGTTCTTACAGGATCATATATTGGAAATAACTTAGGCCCAACTCAATTTGGTTTAAGTGCTGCAATTTATCAGTTCATAACATCATGATTTATTGGTTTTGCAACTGGTAAGGGTGGTCTTGGATTAGGAATAGCCTTTATGATATTGGTTGGATTCTTCTGATTCTTTGGTGTTCATGGATCAAACATAATGGGTGGAATTTTTGAACCTATATTCTTAATGGTTTTAGGAATAAACAGTGCTCTAGTTACATCACTTGGATATGATGCTGCTGCAGCAAGTGGATCAATGGGTGTATTTGCAAAACCATTCTTTGATGGATATGCATATGTTGGTGGTAGTGGTGCAACTCTTGGTCTTCTTATAATGACATTCTGTTTCTCAAAAAGAAGAGAATTAAAAGAGATTGCAAAATATTCTACTCCAGCTGGAGTTTTCCAAATTAATGAACCAGTTATATTTGGTTATCCAATGGTTTTAAATGTTGTTTATGTTGTACCTTTCATATTCACTCCAGTATTAAACTTATTGGTAGGTTGAATATTCTCACCAGATGTATTAGGGTTTGTTAAATATTCATATGTGGCTGCACCTTGAACTGCGCCTTGATTCTTAACAGCGGTTATTACATCACTTGATGCTAAGGCTATAATTCCTGCAATGATTTGTTTTGGAGTAACTATTACAAGTTATATGCCATTTGTATTATTGGATAATATACTTTATTTCAAAAAATTACAAAAAGAAAATCCTGAAAAATATGAAATGGAAAAACGTTATTACAGTGATAAATTATACAGATTTAGTGTAAATACTGAAACAAAATATGAAAACTTACAAAATAAAGCTGAATATGTTGTTCTTAATGCAGAATCTTCAAATGAGTTCTGAGCAAAAAGAATGGTTAATTCAGTAAAACTTGAAGAACGTAAAAAACAACAAATTGAAAACGCTAAAGTAAAACGTGAAAATATTTTAGCAAAAGCAAAAACTTATAAAGAAAATAGAGATAAAAAATATGCAGAAATGCAACAAAAAGTTAACTCTAAAAAACAATAAATAAAATAATAAATAAAAATAATTAAAAAAAACTGTCCTAAGCGACAGTTTTTCTAAATATCTACAAATAATGCAGTAATTACAATTGCAATTACTATTATTGTACAAACTATTATACCAATTACGTATACTTTTAATTTATATGGTAAATATTTATGACCTATTTTTTCAATTGATTCAAAAATGATATAAACTACAAGGCATAATATTATTGGTATTAAACTAAAATAAGCTAAATCAGAAAGATGCATGTTTAAAACCTACTTTCATTAAGATTATAGCAAAAATACATAAAAGGAGAAAAAATGGCAGATTTAAATTTTGAAGAAATATCTTTTACTATTATTGCAAATGCAGGAGAAGCAAAAGGTCGTGCAATCAATGCAATTAAACTTGCAAAAGAAGGTAATTTCAAAGAAGCATCAGATGAGATGGAGTTATCAGAAAAAGCTTTGGGTATTGCTGGTCATAGTCATATGGATGTTATATCTGCAGAAGCAGCAGGTGAAAAAATTCATATCCCTGTTTTGTTTATGCATGCAGAAGATCAATTGTTAACAACAGAAACAGTTATTTTATTATCTAAAGAAATGATTGAATTATATAAACATTTAAAAGAAAAAAAATAATTAAAATACATTAATTTTATTAAAAATACATATTAATGTATTTTTTTATTTATAATAATTATGTTTTGTGAGGTTAAAATGCTAAATATGAATAAACTTTCTTTACTAATTAAGAAAGAAGAAATTAACGCTGAAATAAATAAATATGCAAATAAATTAAATGAAAAGTATGAAAATAAAGAACTTTCAATAATTGCAATTTTAAACGGTTCATTATTTTTATTTTCAGATTTATTAAAAAAACTAAAATTTCCTATAAAGATTGACACAATAACTGTTTCAAGTTACAGTGGTGTCAAA carries:
- a CDS encoding PTS sugar transporter subunit IIB, with the protein product MKKILLVCSAGMSTSMLVKKMQMYATIKKLEFEIVAKGIAEAKPELSSYDAIMIGPQISYALDEIKKMAVGKPVELIPTQIYALAKGEDAIKQALKMLGL
- a CDS encoding PTS transporter subunit EIIC encodes the protein MDDKKFTPNEKSRVKEKLGFKQWFKIKFIPAMARVGNQRHLAAIRDSFGTMIPLIIAGSIGVLINAIIFGGAGSGYVSLLGLFAKAAHSDYTWEEIGNLINSGVAKDGSELLGWYQTSKICGLAFGHMNTVTVGMMSIYFSFLFGYYISLGKGFKSPIIAGMVSTAAFMLGSLGEVAFFMDAKGLIGAIVFGIAATELFMWLSSLRMLNIKLPDSVPPAVGKSFAVFLPVTFTLFAVGGVNLIVLAVAIVKGNVYVTGNNQVPGLSNVNEIDSLLASIKGMGAENIAKNLGGLKLEDNQWINDLLNNLDRNTFAQWYNNQSSEVQSYVAVLVMTTGYNSSGASMVSGISAFNNLASGNILNFGMDGDSIRVLTGSYIGNNLGPTQFGLSAAIYQFITSWFIGFATGKGGLGLGIAFMILVGFFWFFGVHGSNIMGGIFEPIFLMVLGINSALVTSLGYDAAAASGSMGVFAKPFFDGYAYVGGSGATLGLLIMTFCFSKRRELKEIAKYSTPAGVFQINEPVIFGYPMVLNVVYVVPFIFTPVLNLLVGWIFSPDVLGFVKYSYVAAPWTAPWFLTAVITSLDAKAIIPAMICFGVTITSYMPFVLLDNILYFKKLQKENPEKYEMEKRYYSDKLYRFSVNTETKYENLQNKAEYVVLNAESSNEFWAKRMVNSVKLEERKKQQIENAKVKRENILAKAKTYKENRDKKYAEMQQKVNSKKQ
- a CDS encoding PTS lactose/cellobiose transporter subunit IIA — protein: MADLNFEEISFTIIANAGEAKGRAINAIKLAKEGNFKEASDEMELSEKALGIAGHSHMDVISAEAAGEKIHIPVLFMHAEDQLLTTETVILLSKEMIELYKHLKEKK